Proteins encoded together in one Macadamia integrifolia cultivar HAES 741 chromosome 8, SCU_Mint_v3, whole genome shotgun sequence window:
- the LOC122085771 gene encoding mediator of RNA polymerase II transcription subunit 15a, translating into MKNKNPAQGEPSMDISNWRSHILPSARRRIVNKIKGTLMRHLTISSTEGLQELEKIAVRFEEKIYTASASQPEYLRRISLKMLMMETQAQTRGVPGSLQSNPSGTTAAAAGTG; encoded by the exons ATGAAAAATAAGAATCCTGCTCAAGGGGAGCCCAGCATGGATATCAGCAATTGGAGAAGTCATATTCTACCTAGTGCTCGGAGGAGGATTGTGAATAAAAT AAAGGGGACTTTAATGAGACACCTTACAATTTCTAGCACAGAAGGGTTAcaagaacttgagaaaattgcTGTAAGATTTGAAGAGAAGATTTACACTGCTTCTGCAAGCCAG cCAGAATATCTACGGAGGATATCTCTAAAGATGCTAATGATGGAGACACAAGCTCAGACTCGCGGTGTGCCTGGTTCCTTACAGTCAAACCCTTCTG GAACAACCGCAGCAGCAGCGGGAACAGGGTAA